In Marinicella rhabdoformis, a genomic segment contains:
- a CDS encoding 2-oxoglutarate dehydrogenase E1 component, with translation MSSWIKEKHQSAPFFGANSAWLESYYDQYLADPQSVSPELQKLFISFEQGQGDVRHLPIIEKFEMAGRLPAGAAVISGDAAHQHKQAAVLRLINSYRVRGHQKAKLDPLNYSKRPDTPDLELSFHGLTEQDLSASFDTGSMVAPDQMTLKDIINTLENVYCQHVGVEYMHIVDIKKREWLQQRLEKHAGEFPFSDEDKKNMLQELTHAEGMERYLHTKYVGQKRFSLEGGDALIPQMTFLIKHLGAKQTKELVIGMAHRGRLNMLVNVLGKSPGELFDEFDGVKADELDNVNSGDVKYHKGYSSDVPTSGGDVHLALAFNPSHLEIINPVVLGSARARQVRRNDSNKNAVVPLLIHGDAAFEGQGVIMECFNMAMVEGYDVGGTIHIVINNQIGFTTTHALDKKADLYCTEVAKMVQAPIFHVNGDDPEAVVFATNLAADYRQAFGQDVVVDLVCYRKHGHNEADEPSATQPHMYKLVKAHKSPRELYADQLAQAGVVTADYARNLVDAYRDKMDNKEGIVEFGPTHNNDKYAVDWADHIDGDLSEQVDTNITPENFKRYAEVITSLPAELKPHPRVNKINQDRIKMMNGEQPLDWGFAETMAYAGILDEGHQIRIDGQDSQRGTFFHRHAVVHNVDVNDNYTPLEALQKDGNKIDIINSVLSEEAVLGFEYGYATSEPNALVIWEAQFGDFANGAQVVIDQFISSGEAKWGRLSGLVMFLPHGFEGQGPEHSSARLERYLQLCAVNNMQVCMPSTPAQTFHMIRRQMLRKARKPLIVMTPKSLLRHKMATSKMEQLTQGGFQKVIPDRRCDAKDVERVIFCSGKVYYDLIEQLDKEGVKNVAVSRVEQLYPFPRTDLKNVLDNYSNIKDVIWCQEEPINQGAWFQIRHHLQHCIDNRFPLHFAGRKGSPSPAVGALKVHMKEQQQLILDAIHGEHGSAIDAE, from the coding sequence TTGAGTAGCTGGATTAAAGAAAAACACCAATCGGCCCCATTTTTTGGCGCCAATTCGGCTTGGTTGGAAAGTTACTACGACCAATACTTGGCAGACCCACAATCTGTGTCACCTGAATTGCAAAAATTGTTCATTTCTTTTGAGCAAGGCCAAGGTGACGTCAGACACCTGCCAATCATAGAAAAATTTGAAATGGCAGGCCGTTTACCCGCGGGTGCAGCTGTCATTTCAGGCGATGCTGCGCACCAACATAAACAAGCTGCCGTATTGCGTTTGATCAATTCATACCGAGTCAGAGGTCATCAAAAAGCCAAACTGGATCCATTAAATTATTCTAAAAGACCTGATACTCCGGACTTAGAATTGAGTTTTCATGGTTTAACTGAACAAGACTTGTCAGCCAGTTTTGATACAGGGTCAATGGTTGCACCAGATCAAATGACTTTAAAAGACATCATCAACACGCTTGAAAATGTCTATTGTCAACACGTCGGTGTAGAGTACATGCACATTGTTGACATCAAGAAACGAGAATGGTTACAGCAGCGTTTGGAAAAACACGCTGGTGAATTTCCATTCAGTGATGAAGACAAGAAAAACATGTTGCAAGAGCTGACACACGCCGAAGGCATGGAACGTTATTTGCACACTAAGTATGTTGGACAAAAACGCTTCTCTTTGGAAGGTGGTGATGCACTGATTCCGCAAATGACTTTTTTGATTAAGCATTTGGGTGCCAAACAAACCAAAGAATTGGTCATTGGTATGGCACATCGCGGTCGTTTGAACATGTTGGTCAATGTATTGGGTAAATCACCTGGCGAATTGTTTGATGAATTCGATGGCGTTAAAGCCGATGAATTAGACAATGTGAACTCTGGTGATGTGAAATACCACAAAGGCTACTCTTCAGATGTACCTACTTCAGGTGGCGATGTCCACTTGGCTTTGGCGTTCAATCCATCACATTTAGAAATCATCAACCCTGTGGTTTTGGGTTCTGCACGAGCGCGTCAAGTTCGCCGTAATGACAGCAATAAAAATGCCGTGGTGCCTCTGTTGATTCATGGCGATGCCGCCTTTGAAGGACAAGGTGTCATCATGGAATGTTTTAACATGGCGATGGTTGAAGGTTATGATGTTGGCGGTACGATTCACATCGTTATCAATAACCAAATTGGTTTTACAACAACTCATGCCTTGGATAAAAAAGCCGACCTGTACTGTACTGAAGTGGCCAAAATGGTTCAAGCACCGATATTCCATGTCAATGGCGATGATCCAGAAGCCGTTGTCTTTGCGACTAACTTAGCAGCAGATTATAGACAGGCCTTTGGACAAGACGTAGTTGTTGACCTCGTGTGTTACCGTAAACATGGACACAACGAAGCCGACGAACCATCTGCCACTCAGCCCCACATGTATAAATTGGTCAAAGCGCACAAATCACCACGTGAATTGTATGCTGACCAATTAGCACAGGCAGGCGTTGTCACAGCCGATTATGCGCGCAACTTAGTTGACGCTTACCGCGACAAAATGGATAACAAGGAAGGCATTGTTGAATTTGGCCCGACTCATAATAACGACAAATATGCCGTCGACTGGGCAGACCACATAGATGGCGATTTATCAGAGCAAGTTGACACCAACATCACTCCAGAAAACTTCAAAAGATATGCCGAAGTCATCACAAGCTTGCCTGCGGAATTAAAACCCCATCCAAGGGTCAATAAAATCAACCAAGATCGCATCAAAATGATGAATGGTGAACAGCCATTGGACTGGGGCTTTGCTGAAACCATGGCCTATGCTGGCATTCTTGATGAAGGACACCAAATTCGCATTGATGGACAAGATTCTCAACGCGGCACCTTTTTCCACAGGCATGCTGTTGTACATAATGTAGATGTCAATGACAACTACACACCATTAGAAGCTTTGCAAAAAGACGGCAATAAAATCGACATCATTAACTCAGTTCTTTCAGAAGAAGCTGTTCTGGGTTTTGAATATGGTTACGCCACATCTGAACCCAATGCGTTGGTCATTTGGGAAGCACAGTTTGGTGACTTTGCCAACGGTGCTCAGGTCGTGATTGATCAATTCATTTCTTCAGGTGAAGCCAAATGGGGTCGCTTGAGTGGCTTGGTGATGTTTTTACCTCACGGCTTTGAAGGCCAAGGACCTGAACATTCATCAGCACGGTTAGAACGCTATTTACAATTATGTGCCGTCAACAACATGCAAGTGTGCATGCCATCGACACCTGCACAAACGTTCCACATGATTCGCAGACAAATGTTGCGTAAAGCACGCAAGCCATTGATTGTCATGACACCTAAGAGCTTGTTACGTCACAAAATGGCCACGTCTAAAATGGAACAATTAACGCAAGGCGGCTTTCAAAAAGTCATACCAGATCGTCGCTGTGATGCCAAAGACGTTGAACGTGTGATCTTTTGTTCGGGCAAAGTATATTACGACTTAATTGAACAACTAGACAAAGAAGGCGTCAAAAATGTGGCTGTCAGCCGTGTTGAACAACTGTACCCCTTCCCAAGAACAGACTTGAAAAACGTATTAGATAACTACAGTAACATTAAAGATGTGATTTGGTGCCAAGAAGAGCCTATTAACCAAGGTGCTTGGTTCCAAATCAGACACCACTTACAACATTGTATTGACAACCGATTCCCACTGCATTTTGCAGGCAGAAAAGGCTCGCCCTCACCTGCTGTGGGCGCATTAAAAGTACACATGAAAGAACAACAACAATTGATTTTAGATGCCATCCATGGGGAACATGGTTCGGCAATAGACGCGGAGTAA